Within the Candidatus Schekmanbacteria bacterium genome, the region GTTTAAAAGAGGTCTTATAAACTTAGGGTTGAATTCTATTGCTCTACTATAATCTGCAATTGCTTTATCAACCTGATTTATGCTTTCATACAATACACCGCGATTATTATATGCACCCGCATGTTTTGGATACAAGGATATAGCTTTGTTATAATCATCTAATGCTTCTTCTTTTTTCCCTTCTTTAAAATACAACCATCCTCTTTCAAGATAGATGTTTTCGCCTTTCGGATTAATTTCAAGCGCCTTGTTATAGTTGGCTAATGCTTTTTCAGAATCTTTTAGAGCATAGAAATAGACTTTACCCAATTTATAATAGACATTATCATCATTAGGATTCAATTTTATGGCATTATTTAAATCAGAAATGGCTTTTTCAGGTTCATTCTTCTTATAATACAGCCACCCACGATTTTCGTAAATGTTATCTCCTTTAGGATTTAGCTCCAACGCCTTGTTGTAATCAGCAAGAGCTTTTTCGTAATCATTGAATTGGTAAAAATAGAGCTGAGCCCTTTGATAAAATGATTCAGCATTTTTAGGATTTAAAGAAATTGCCTTACTAAAATCTGCAAGAGCTTCTTCATACTTCTTTTTCGTATAATAAAGACGTCCTCTTTCACGGTAAACATTGGACTGATTGGGATTTAGCTCCAACGCCTTGTTGTAATCTGAAAGAGCTTTTTCATAATTGTTTTTTCTGTAAAAATAGACAAGCCCTCTTAAAAAATAAGTATAACTGTCGTTACCATTTTTTGAAATCGATTTATCAAAATCTGAAACAGCTTTGTCAGGTTGATTCAATTGATAATACAAAAGCCCTCTCAGGGAATATGCAGGCGTGAAATCTGGATTTATTTCAATTGTTTTTGAAAGGTCTGAAAGCGCCTTATCTAATTTATTTGTTTTAAAATAAGCGTTTGCCCTATAAAAATAAAAATCAAAAGCTTTTGGCTCTATTTCTAATGCGCTATTATAGTCCTTAATCGCTAAGTCATATCTTTTTTGAGATACATAAAGTTGTGCACGGTTAACATATGCCTTTACATATTTATGGTCTATTTCTATTGATTTATAATAATTTTCCAGCGCATCATCCAATTTCCCTTGCAGAAAATATGCATAGCCAAGATTATTATAGCCTTCCGCGTTTTTGGAATTGATTTCAATACATTTTTTAAAATTCTTTATAGCTTCCGGATAATCTTTCTGAGAAAGAAATATTGAACCTTTGTAAGTATATGCCTCTATATTTTTATCATTAATCGCTAATGCCTTGTTTAAATCATTCAAAGCGTTCTCATATTGATTGAATGCAATATACAGCAGTGCTCTGCTGGTATAAGCAACATCAGAATCAGGTTTTAAAGATATGGCTTTATTAAAATCTGTGATTGCCTTGTCGAATTCTTTCCTAATGACAAAAACTCTACCTCTAAAAATATATGCATCAACATTGTCAGGGTTCAAATTGATTGCTTCATCTATTTTCTCAATTGCCTTTTCTATTTCTCCCTTTTTTAAAAGAGTATCAGCCGTGGAAAGATATCCAACAGCAAGTTGGTTTTGTTCCTCTTTGCTTATATGTTTACAAGCCAATAGAATTAAAATTGATAGAACAATAATGGATGAATATTGGATAAAAGCTATTTTCTTTAAAAATTTCATATTTCACCTCAAAAACAAAAAATTAATATTATTTTTTATTAAATGCTTTTTATTCTATCACTTCAAGTATAAATCTCGGGGGATATTATCTGCACAGATTAACGGTTTAACGGTGAAACGGCTATCTCTTTTACCCTATTATTCAGAAACTCATCTTTTCAAAATGATAAAGCGCAACTTAAAAAATTTTTATGCAACATTCTCTTGACAATATCCTATTCAAATAAGTATTTTTTTGTTTATGATAAAATCAAAAAATGAGGCAATAGTTTCTCAAAACTATGTCCCAACAAACTGCGAAATTCTATCCATAACAACTCTTACCCCTTCTGAAAAACTTTTCAAAATTAAAATGCCCAATGGCAAAGAATTAGGACATATGCCGGGACAATTTGTGCAGGTTTCTATTCCGGGGCTTACTGAGGCACCAATATCTGTTGCAAGCTCGCCTACTCGCAAAGGATATTTTGAACTTGCAGTAAGAAATGCAGGCACACTGACAGGCGCTTTACATAAACTCGATGAAGGGGATTATTTAGGAATACGAGGCCCTTTTGGCTCTTGTTTTGACATTGAAGCAATGAAGGGAAAAAATCTGCTCCTTATTTCTGGCGGCTGCGGACTCGCTCCAATGCGCTCTCTTATTCAGTATTGCGAAGACAATATCGATGAATTTGAAAATGTCAAAATCCTTTATGGCGCAAAAAATCCTGAACAAATGCTTTTCAAGGATGAAATCAGGCAATGGGAAGAATCAAGACATTTCAATTGCTTGTATACCGTTGATGAAATCAAAAGCGGTGATAATTACAAGGGGAAAGTCGGACTTATTACAAAATTAATACCTCCTCTCAACATCGATAAGAATAACACCATAGCAGTCATCATAGGTCCTCCTGTTATGTACAAATTTGTAATAGCTGAACTGATGAAAAAAGGAATAAATGAAGAGCAAATAATAGTTTCATTAGAAAGATATATGCGATGCGGCATTGGCAAATGCGGCCATTGCGTAATTGAACACAAATATTGCTGTATAGATGGCCCTGTTTTTTGGCTTAAAGATGTAATGGAATTGAAGGGAGCATTATGAAACGAACTTTGACAACCTGTCCTTATTGCGGGACTGGCTGCCGTTTTTATCTGCTTACAGATGATATGGGAAAAGTATGCGGAGTTGAAGCGTCAACAGAACATCACATCAGTAGAGGCCAATTATGTATTAAAGGATGGAATGCTTATGAGTTCGTGAATCATCCTGACCGTCTTACCACTCCTCTTATTCGAAAAAATGGAAAACTAGTTCCTTCATATTGGCAGGAAGCAATAGATTGTGTTGCAAAGCGATTAAAAGAAATTTCTGAAAAATATGGTTCCGATTCCCTGATGTTTTTTTCATCTGCCAAAACTACAAACGAAGAAAATTTTGCAATGATGAAGCTTGCTCGAGCAGTCTTCCGCACCAACAACATTGATCATTGCGCGCGTCTTTGCCACTCATCAACTGTTGCAGGACTCGCCGCAAGCTTTGGCTCTGGTGCTATGACCAATTCCATCTCCTGTATGGAAAAAGCCAAATGCATTCTTGTAATAGGATCCAACACGACTGAACAACATCCCTTGATAGGGACGAGAATCATAAACAATGTCATAGAAAATGGATGCAAACTTATCGTAGCAGACAGCAGGGCTATACGGCTTTCTCGTTTTGCAGAAATTCATCTTCGCCACAAAAACGGCACTGATGTAGCTCTACTTAATGGAATAATGAACATCATCATCAAGGAAGGATTAGAAGATAAGGAATTTATTTCAGAGCGCACTGAAAATTACGAGGAACTGAAAAAAACAGTAGAAAAATACACACCTGAAATAGTCTCAGAAATCACAGGATTGAAAGAAGAAGAAATAAGTGAAGCTGCGCGCATCTTTGGTGAATCAAAACCGGCAATGATAGTTTATGCAATGGGAATAACACAGCACACCCACGGTGTTGACAATGTAAAGAGTTGTGCAAATCTTGCAATGCTGACAGGGAATCTTGGTGTCGAGGGAGGCGGAGTAAATCCTCTGCGAGGTCAAAACAATGTGCAGGGCGCTTGTGATATGGGCGCATTACCTGATGTTTATAGCGGATATCAAAAGGTAACAGATGAAAAGGTAAGGAAGAAATTTGAAAAAGTATGGAGAGTATCACCTCTTCCCGATAAGCCGGGATTGACGGCAACAGAGGCAATAAGCGCCGCTGCAGAA harbors:
- a CDS encoding tetratricopeptide repeat protein, which produces MKFLKKIAFIQYSSIIVLSILILLACKHISKEEQNQLAVGYLSTADTLLKKGEIEKAIEKIDEAINLNPDNVDAYIFRGRVFVIRKEFDKAITDFNKAISLKPDSDVAYTSRALLYIAFNQYENALNDLNKALAINDKNIEAYTYKGSIFLSQKDYPEAIKNFKKCIEINSKNAEGYNNLGYAYFLQGKLDDALENYYKSIEIDHKYVKAYVNRAQLYVSQKRYDLAIKDYNSALEIEPKAFDFYFYRANAYFKTNKLDKALSDLSKTIEINPDFTPAYSLRGLLYYQLNQPDKAVSDFDKSISKNGNDSYTYFLRGLVYFYRKNNYEKALSDYNKALELNPNQSNVYRERGRLYYTKKKYEEALADFSKAISLNPKNAESFYQRAQLYFYQFNDYEKALADYNKALELNPKGDNIYENRGWLYYKKNEPEKAISDLNNAIKLNPNDDNVYYKLGKVYFYALKDSEKALANYNKALEINPKGENIYLERGWLYFKEGKKEEALDDYNKAISLYPKHAGAYNNRGVLYESINQVDKAIADYSRAIEFNPKFIRPLLN
- a CDS encoding formate dehydrogenase subunit alpha yields the protein MKRTLTTCPYCGTGCRFYLLTDDMGKVCGVEASTEHHISRGQLCIKGWNAYEFVNHPDRLTTPLIRKNGKLVPSYWQEAIDCVAKRLKEISEKYGSDSLMFFSSAKTTNEENFAMMKLARAVFRTNNIDHCARLCHSSTVAGLAASFGSGAMTNSISCMEKAKCILVIGSNTTEQHPLIGTRIINNVIENGCKLIVADSRAIRLSRFAEIHLRHKNGTDVALLNGIMNIIIKEGLEDKEFISERTENYEELKKTVEKYTPEIVSEITGLKEEEISEAARIFGESKPAMIVYAMGITQHTHGVDNVKSCANLAMLTGNLGVEGGGVNPLRGQNNVQGACDMGALPDVYSGYQKVTDEKVRKKFEKVWRVSPLPDKPGLTATEAISAAAEGKLKALYIMGENPILSDANQNHVRKAFGNLEFIVVQDIFPTSTTEFADVVLPACCYAEKDGTFTSTERGVQAVNKAANPPGNAMDDWKIFSEIAIRLGYNGLNYKSPSEILEEINSLTPSYAGITPKRIKKEFLQWPCPDENHPGTPILHKEKFARGRGKFHAVEFKPSAELPDEKWPLLLSTGRCYFHFHTGTMTRRSKLLDREERFPYVELHPDDAKKIGLADREYCLVSTRRGEIKAMARITDMVIPGIIFMPFHFFEGAANVLTNNALDPESKIPEFKVCAANIRKIEDEGINIC
- a CDS encoding oxidoreductase; its protein translation is MIKSKNEAIVSQNYVPTNCEILSITTLTPSEKLFKIKMPNGKELGHMPGQFVQVSIPGLTEAPISVASSPTRKGYFELAVRNAGTLTGALHKLDEGDYLGIRGPFGSCFDIEAMKGKNLLLISGGCGLAPMRSLIQYCEDNIDEFENVKILYGAKNPEQMLFKDEIRQWEESRHFNCLYTVDEIKSGDNYKGKVGLITKLIPPLNIDKNNTIAVIIGPPVMYKFVIAELMKKGINEEQIIVSLERYMRCGIGKCGHCVIEHKYCCIDGPVFWLKDVMELKGAL